The Tursiops truncatus isolate mTurTru1 chromosome 9, mTurTru1.mat.Y, whole genome shotgun sequence DNA segment cgccacaactactgagcctgtgctgtagagcccacgagccacaactactgaacccatgcaccacaactactgaagcccacacacctagagcctgtgctccacaacaagagaagccaccacaatgagaagctcacacaccacaatgaagagtagcctctgctcgccacaactagagaaagcctgggtgcagcaacgaagacccaacacagccaaaaataaataaatgaaataaaataaataaatttatttttaaaaagttgcaaaTGTGTTGTCTTCCAGTACTAAAACTTTCTTGTAGCTAAACCCTAGGACTTTAAAATAgcgtaataaaataaaatagcataaaaGACACTTGTATTTGGATCCTACTTATATACAATGATTCAGATGCCTTTACTTCTCCCCAAGTCCCCTGTGCTTTTTACCGTAAGAGTTACTGGCACGTCTCTGGATGGATCATGCTTTTTCGTACATATGAGCCTCtgccatttttcttccttctggatATAAAACTCTGCTCTCTCTAGTCTATTTTATCAATTTATACTCATTTCCAAAGACCCTTCTAAAATTTCACCTCTTGAAGGAAGTCTTCCCAGACTTTTCCATGCAGCATTAAGCACTTCCTCTAATCTATATATATCTTGTTGGTGctaatatgtaatttaatttgTTACGCTGTAGTTATATATGTCTGTCTCAATCATCACAGTAAAGCACTCCCTCAAGAACAGGAACTGgaatctatttcatttttatattcctagTGTCTAGAATATTGCCTGGAGcatcataaatatttatcaggTCAGTATCCCAGGCAGAATTACCCTTTCCAATTCTGCTCTATAGTCCTTTGTTTTAGACACAAAGATAACATTATCAATGTGCTCTTTACCACAGTTGGTGGATTGAGAATTACTGAATTGTCAACGACTAAATATGGTTGGCGCAAACCGCTTGTGATCCTTCTCTTTTCTAGGAGGACTTAGTACATGCAGTTGGTGAGAGTGCAGCATTGGGGACGGCAGGAATAATATTGTGGGGAGGATATGAATATTCTGATTCAAAGGTAAGCAGTGATTACTCCGTCAGCATCTTGGAGGTCTTCtagatattgatttttttaatttttcaggttGGAGACAAACGGTTGCAGATTATCTACTCACTTGACTTTAATAAAGCGCAAAGAGGACAGGCACTcacattgagcacttactctgtaccAGCCACTGTTGCTGGTAGTAGCGTAGAAAGGGCACAAGTTTTCCAATCAGACAACCCTAAGTGAGAATTCAAATTTTACATTCTAGGGGTGTAATCTTggacaagttaattaacctctctgagactccatTTCTCCATCTAAAAAAAAGGATTGAAATAAAACCAACTTTGCCAGAATTTTGGTAGATTAAATGATGTAATATATATGTGGCAAAGAAAGAatactaaactttaaaaataaatatttttttcatccacATGGAGGATGGATTCTCCAAAAGTgattctttattttctgattatctATGATAGAAATGCTCATgggaggaaaaatatatttatataaactttattaACAATCTACTCTTGATAGAAATGCTCACGTGGAATAACTCTATTATTTTTCCACAGATGACTTTGGACATGTTCAGTTGGTGGCCTGTCACACTACCTAAGTGAAAATTCTGAAACCACAGTTTTTCCTCACTTCTAGGTATTAACACATAGTTCAATTTTCAGGTATTAAAACATCCAGTCTCACGAAATATAAAAACAGCCACGTCTTTCTCGTTCGGCATTGCACGAGTCAGCGTGGTGGGGTTAGTAAGAGCAGGAGGGTTGAATTGCTTGGGTTCCAGTGTTCACTTTTTGCTACCTACTAGCCatttgaccttgagcaaatctctacaatttctttatctgtaaaatggggcaaataatagtatctatctcaTAGGGCTGTTATGAGAATGACATTATtcatacatgtaaagcacttaaaacagtacctggcacatggtaagtgccaTATAGGTGGTGGTTGTTATTCTCCAGGTTAAAActtcttgcttctcctccccacaccccaagcCTGGGTTTCAGTTATAGGGAAGAGGAGCACCATCAATTTTGTTGCTCATTTGCTTCAAGGATGGGTAAGGAGACTAGGGTGGAGAGGAGACAGCTGGGcaaggtaatttttatttatttggtgacGTTTATAATTGTTGTTGTCTCTTGAAGACCTTTGCACATGGCTGCCATGTAGGGTCTGGCTCCTTATTGCATGAGGGGCCCTTGAGATTTGGTTAGGGACACTCCCAACACCCACAAAACTTGCACCTCCAAGCTTTTGCTCCTGAGGCATTGGAAAGAGGGAGCTGGCATATGCTGAGATGTGGAAGGCTGTCAGAGCAGCAGGCTGGGAAGAGGATCAGGAGATCAGATTGGAGTAGGTTAAGGTTGAACTGTTTGTGAGACATCCAGGTGGAGATGTCAAACAGGCAGATGGGTGTACAGTCAGTCAGGGAGAAAGTCTGGGAAATACACATTTGGGAGTTCTGTTTAAGGCAGTGAGATGGGATGAGTTTACCCAGAGAGAGTATAGCTGGAGAAGAGAAGGGGTCCAAGAACTAAGCCTAGGGCACTCCAGGGTTAAGAGGTAGGGAAGCTGAGCAAGAGCTAGTAAAGGAGATTAAGAAGGAGCATTCAGTGAGATAAGGAAAAACCAGGAGAGTGTGACATCCTGGAAGATGAGTGAAGAAGGAATTTCAAGGAAGAGGGCTGGGACAGAACAGGGGATGCCCCAGTTGAACTTGATTGGGTTTACCTGTGTTCTATGCTCTCTTTGATTACAGTCTCCCCgcaatcttttcttttctccctcctccctcccccttctttctctttctttcttccttccttccttcctttctttttctttcttccttccttcctttctttctttctttctttctttctttctttctttctttctttctttctttctctctctctctttcttttccttccttccttccttccttcttttcttttttctttctttctttctttctttcttccttccttccttcattctttcttctctttctttctttcttccttccttcctttctctttctttctttctttctctctctctctttctttcccttccttccttcctctttctttcccttccttcctttctttctttctctctctctctttctttcccttccttccttcctctttctttcccttccttccttcctccccctttcctccccccactttctttctttttcttcctttcttttttattctatggtttcctggttttatttttttccatctgtccTAGAAACCTCCTCAGATACCTCAGATAAGGAGTCTTGCCCTGactaaaaatgacattttttcctaaatatagTATGAAGCTGGCCTAGACTGAATGTGCCTTGAACAAAAATATTACACACAGGATTTTCAGAACTTGTAATTGCCCAAGTGATCCTTGTTCAACTGCCTGCCATTAGGTGCTTTATTCTGCCTTACGACTTTGCATTTGAACCCCTAAATCCTTATTAGATGGATTCACATTTCCGGGGCCTCTCCTCCCAGAGAAACTATCCCACTGTTTTACATTAATTGGAGctttttctacaaaataactgacgcGCTAGTTGAAAACACACTTGATGTTTATTGAATCTACTAGGATTTTCCCATGGTCCTTCCTTTATGGATCAAGGCAGGCATTGATGAAGATTCTAGCCAGATTATTCTGGGTTAGCTGATGATGTCGTTTCAGTTAGGCTAGCCCATTCTAGCCGCACAGTGTGATCATCCACAGGTGGAAATGTGTCCTAGTGTTAAAGCCCCAAATTGTGGACACATCAATGGCACCCAACCGTAGACTTATGGGAAGACAACCTTACTTTCTATATGCTATACAAGTGACTTAGGTATTTGGTTGTAAATAATGATCTTTTATAGACTCTCCTACAACCcaactgatgaataaataatGGATGATATATTTATACTatgaaactgaatcactgctaaatttttttattaaaaagggcTACATGTATGaacatgggggaaaaaatctcAAGAATGTTGTTTGAAAAGCaagttgtataaaataaaatatcccaaataatataaatttatataaaaatttaaaaacacactgggacttccctggtggtgcagtggttgggaatccacctgccaatgtaggggacacaggttcaatccctggtctgggaggactgcacctgccgcggagcaactgagcaactaagcctgtgcgccacaactactgagcctgcgctctagagcccgcgagccacaactactgggcccacgtgccacaactactgaagcctgcgtgcctagagtccgtgctctgcagcaagagaggccaccacaatgagaggcccacacaccgcagtgAGCAGTGGCCTCCGCTCGTCACAGCACGGGGGAGCCCACGCGCGGtggcgaagacccaacacagacaaaaataaataaattaattaattaaagaaaaaagaaaagtataaaaaattaaaaacgcaaaataatattacatattgttcataattacatttatatgtaGTAAAGTTATAAAAAGATGGATGCAGGGACTATGCCCCGCCCCCAACTTCAGGAGGACGGTTATCTCGGCAGAGGTAAGAAGAGGAGTGGGATAACTTGGCAGTCTTAGAAAAATCTGACCTGATATTAACATAGATGAAGTATCAGTATCAAAATTGTTtcacaattaaatttaaattaaaaaaaccccacgttaatgatttgttttgtttgtaaaaaaaaatgatttgttttgtttgtaaaaaaaaatgattttgttttgtttgtaaaaaaaaatgatttgttttgtttgtaaaaaaaaaatttctttgtaaaGCGTTACTACAAATATCTCTTTAAGGATAGTCTCTAGTGGAAAAATGTGGAATCATCTTCCCCCGAAAATGGTTTGAAATTGGTTCATTAGTGTATTCCTAATCAAAGGCATGGATCATCACTTATGGGACTTTATAAGGACTTAGTCTATCATTTAAATGATTAATCACTGAAACGCTCTTTCTTCCCAGCCTTACCAGATATAAAATTCAGGTATTAATAAATACCACCTGGATAATGGAATCACATTATGAAAGTGATCTGAATAGATCTCTGTTTTTCCTACAGGAGACCTGCTTGTCTGTGCAAAAATTCATTCAAGGGCCATTGGACCGTTATGCTGTTAATGTGACAACAGCAGCCAAACTCTGCAAAGTCTATGTCATAATAATGGAAGATGTGTTCGAAAAGCACCTGAATCCTCCTCCTATCTGCATATGCCTGAAAGTAGCAGTAAGAAATATGCCCTAAGTAAGAGCTTGAGAGTCATCATTTCTCCAGCCAATAAACTGAAGACGATAAAGGACATGAAGGATGGGCTTGTGTGTCACTGCTGTCATGGCTGGCATGGAGTCTTGCCAGCAACGTTCTTTGGATGTCTTGAGAGGGAAGAATAAGCCTCCTATGGCTAACTTTAAATTATCGGTTTCTCTGCATGACCTTCTCTGCgattctgttgatttttttttaccccctACGACTACGTCAATATTTCCTTGAAATACTGAAGGGTAGGagatgctgattttttttctttaacttcaaTCTACTTCTAAAATATCTGTTggctttaaagtaaaataaataaataaataaaggtattcATTGGCTCCATAGAGCCATTAGATAGAGCAATTATTTATTGGGTGCTTACTTCATGCGAGGCACTAAGGATAAGGATGTGAATGTACCGAAGTCTCTGTCCTTGGGGAGCTTAAATTATTGTGGGAAAATGaactataataaataaacaaatacgtTTATATCAAATGGTGCTaagtgcagtggaggctaacaaaGCAGGGTAAAGGGATTAGGGAGTGTGGGAGAGCTCTGGAAATTACATCTAAGGTCGTGAAATGTGGCTGCCTAATGAGAGGACCTGAAGGCAGGAGGTGCAGATCACAGATGTGTCTGAGAAGAGCATTCTTGGATTAGGGAAGAGCAAATGCAAAAGTCGTTAAGTGGAAGCAGGTTTGGAGGGTTTCAGGGCCTCAAGAAGGCCACTGTGGCTGATGCAGGATGAAGAGTGAGCCAGGTCATTAACTGACTCTATTTGAACTAAGAGTTTGAGTGaaggtaactttaaaaaaataagagaaatttctggaagaaaatggGTCAAGTAAGATGTTatctacattttattattttttaaaaaaataaatatacacttaAATTGGACAGCAACAGGAGCATCTATTATGATTAGATGTTGCTACGATAGTTTTGAGACTCTGATTGCTAATAGCAAATTGAGAAATTGGTAATAAGGTCATGTGAGATATGGAACGTACAATAACATGGGAGCTACAGAAGGCAACCATTGTGTTATAGCTGTTTCTGTTCCAACAATTGGGAATTCCTACATGATACAAGTGACCCCAGGATACCAAGTCATGGGGCAAGAGGGAATCTATACTGAATGCTGTAGGGCTCAATTTTATCCAAAGTATCTCTAGGGCTCTTAGAAATTCATTTGGCAATCATCAGTATCAGAAGGTAAGCCCTATTAGACTCCCATAAATGGAATTTGTATAGGAAATTCTTTGATATGATACCTGCTGGTTTATTAAGGTGTACTGTATCTAAGCAATTTCCTTTGAGTTTTGAATGCATGGCAAGTCATTTGAAAAATTCATATGACGACTTGATCTGACCTACTTGTAATCCAgatcattttctttcataaagatTCAAAAGAGATTATATTATCTCAAATACCGTTTCCCTCCTTAGTTTAGGGAAGATGTTTTCCTGCCTGAAACTTTCCAAATATTAGACTTTTCTTGGTACTTTATCCAGCCATATAGAACGTTGATAGGTAGATCACACTCAGCTTCAAACTtcatttgtttgtctattttctcattttcaggaGAAGTAACTTTAAAGAGGCAGTGAAATATAGTAAGCTAAATTGGGGGCTATTTGTAAGTTCCCCTATTTTGTTGGTATCCTGCTGCACCAAGACTGCAATTACAGTAATTCGATTCTCGTGCCCAAGCAAGAAATGTTTCTACAACTGTTAAAAAGTTGGTGCTAAGCCATGATAAGCGAAAAAGAATAGCTCCTTCTATCCTTACAGTAATAAGTTTTTCAACGATTATTATACGAGTTTCGATATGCAGTGGATTCCAGTAAGGCAGGCAAAGgcaaatattaatacatattatCACCATTTTGAAGATAAAGGAAATAAGATACAGAGATATTGAGAGGTATAGCCAATTTTACCCACTAATCTGTGAATACATAAAGGATGGCATACACATCACTGCTTTCCACTGTTTAAACTAACATGCCTCCAAAATAGTCAAGGCATAAGAAGGATTAAGGTagatgaaagaaaaagggaaaacgTATggaaaagacatagaagaaaatAGGACCCCCCAATTCTATTCCCCACAAATAATCATTTaactttttctaaataaaaaacgttatattttatttcacttaaatttaATAGCAAGCAAAAGAAACGTTTTAAAACCAAAGGATGCCACATTTCTAACAACAGATACTTCAAAAATTTTggcttgttaaaaaaaatctgctcagGTTAAAAACAGATTATGAAAAACattgaatttttgttatttattttgacttGCATAACTTTGGGTTTCCAGACCATAGTGCTTAGTAAACTGTCTCATAAAAACTCATCAATTATGTCTAATCCAAAGACAAACACATACAtctctatttttcttaaataaaagatCGAAATTTAAACTCCATTACTATGTTTATGATAATTCTCCAAGAGACATTAATAAAGGATACACTGTAATCAAAATATCTTATAAATACTACAAACCACTTTAGTAAATGAAACATACCTTGTAAGATGATTGGTAATACCTGTTAGAAACCCTGAGAGTGCCCATCTCGCTCCCGAATTACCTGAACAATGATACTTTGTCTGTTGTCTAGGGCAGTGCTCTTTCTTACCTCCcattaattgttaaaaaaaatcacagtaccCTTTATTGGACACAAACTTTTTGATGAGATACTTGCTTTTTTCCAGTCTTGTAATTGTTCCACACCATTAACTTTTAAATCAGAAAGAATGTATGTCTTCATCTCAGTAGCAGTATGTCATACTTTCTGGTCCTTAGTAAATTCATGTCAttgtgtttatttgtatattgGAGATATTCTTTACAAAGCCGCCTAGCTTTCTCTCCTAATTCAAACTCCCATCTTCAGCTCAggataattttctttcattatttttcattctctctgttcATTTAAGAAATTACTATGAGATGGATCTTAGCCATTCTAGATCTATACTCAGTGTTGCTTTTCTTTCATGTATTCTAAgcctttgtcttttttgttttgtattatggATTTGCCCACTTTTTCTTCTGGAATGCTAGTCTAGTCTTCACAATATTCTGACACTCGTATTTTTAATTCCAAAGAATTCttttcttgtgtgtgtatgtgatccTTGgctatccatttatatttatggGGGAACAGAGTGATTGCAAACCGTCATAGGGATCCCCCAACCCGTGCCAGCCCCCTGCCTTTGTTTGGGTATATTTACTCAACAGGACTCTATGTTGAATGGGAGAATGGGCTGTAGACTGTGAAAGGGGCTGAGGCACGCTGACAAGTAAGATTCCATCTGGGGCATGTGAGCAGAAAACAGGCAGGTTGGTAGGAACACTCACAATCATCAGAGTAAGGAGAAAATTACCTTGGAAGAGGAGTGTAATTCCCTCGAGGGCTGAGAAACCTTTTTATGCCCTCTGTGCCCACTGGAGAGACCCAACTATACCCAGCTCAGCACTGCTCTTGTATTGGGTCTCACAGACACTCTGAACCCTACCTGGGAAGGTCTTTCTCTATATTTCAGCGTCCTGGCGTCACATGGCTCTCTTACTTGTCGTGCTCCATACTCTGGGAAGTTGAATGGTCTGACTGGTTCTGCTATACTGGAGTCAATATTTTAACTGATTGCTCAGATAATTGGTTCCCCATGCACTTGCATTTTTTGGAGCTGTTGTCGCTGCACCTAAGGTTTATTTCTCCAGTGGAAGGGACAGTTCATACCTCTAAAGTAAATTTCTACTGTTAAAAATTTCTGATTCAATTCAATCTATTTTCGATCTTTGAGTCATGTCACCTCTTCTTGTTTTCAGCTTTATACTGTACTTTTTCTAAGGACATGTACTGCAGATGACACAGTAAATACATGATCTCAATTTATCATCTTGAACCAGTGGTTCTAGTAGATTAATGTATTTACTCAGTATGATAACTAAAACGCTACTAAGAGTTAATTATTCCATTATCATCAAGGATAGCACATCCTAGGAAATCTTTCCAATGTATGGTTATTTTTACCTCTATTCTCCAACTAAAGTCTCAatcaaagttttctttcttccttcttaggtCAGTGAATTTAAATTGGGTATTTTCAGAAACAATGGTCACTCATACCAATGTGCTTTTAAGAGAGTCTGACTTTGGTTATAAAGAGATGTAATGCCAGCCTCTAGTTTAACTTGGAGGACTGAGTCACCTCTGTAATGACATGTTTCTCTGAACAGCCATAGGGCATCCTTTTGCCACTGAACCTCTGCTTGCATCAGGTGACTAAAGGACGGGCagcaaacaaaagcaaaggtaaaatacactttttgttttgtttgaaaattttttgagGACTGTTTTTAGAAACATGCTTTCTCAGAGGAGTTAGTTAGAAGAAAActagttttgtttcatttcttggaatatcctgatttcttttctgtcctaacttattttatttagtttccaaattcAGTTATCTTTCAAAATGTGAACTTGCTTTTATGAACCTAACATTGTAAAAAGTACATTTGTCGCTGACAGATATAACTTAAATTCcagttcattttttattataaatttgtatTTGAGGATGATTCTTACATTAATATGTATTTGAGacttgtttcatttctcttctatATGAACA contains these protein-coding regions:
- the LOC109548188 gene encoding hyaluronidase-like isoform X2, coding for MALSEKIKTEDLVHAVGESAALGTAGIILWGGYEYSDSKETCLSVQKFIQGPLDRYAVNVTTAAKLCKVYVIIMEDVFEKHLNPPPICICLKVAVRNMP
- the LOC109548188 gene encoding hyaluronidase-like isoform X1 translates to MAICKTTMALSEKIKTEDLVHAVGESAALGTAGIILWGGYEYSDSKETCLSVQKFIQGPLDRYAVNVTTAAKLCKVYVIIMEDVFEKHLNPPPICICLKVAVRNMP